In Vicinamibacterales bacterium, the DNA window CGCGACCGACACGCGCTGCGCTTCGCCCGCGTTCGGCGTCGACGGATAGTAGGTCGACGCATAGCCTGACGTCTGGCTGTTTGCGCCCGCCGCGCCGCCGCCCACGAGATCCATCGCCATCATCGTCATGTTGCGGAGCGTCGCCGACACGTAGTACTCGCCAGGCGGCAGGCCGTAGATCCGGAACTGGCCGAGGTCGTTCGTCGAGGCGTTGCGGCCGGTGGCGACGAGCCGGCGGCGGCCGTTCTGATACTGCAGACGCATCGCCGTGACGTCGGCGTCGGCGACCGTCTCGCCGAACTCGTCGACGACACGGCCGGCGAGAACGCTGCCGCGCGGGAGGGCGACGTCGATCTTGTCGAGCAGTTGCGCGTCGGCGAGCTCGATCGGACGGCCTGGCTCGAACGGCCGGCTCTGTCCGTACTGCATCGTGACGTAGCCCGATTTCGTGATCGTCAGGGTGAACCGGCCGGCCGGCAGCTCCCTGAACTCGTACTGTCCCTGCGCGTCGGTCAACGTCGTCTTGCTGCCGATGTCGGGGCCGTTGATCCGGACCTGCGCGCGGCGAAGCGGCGATCCGGCATCGGACCCGACGATGCGTCCTTTCAGTCCGCTCGTGCCCTTCTTCGCCTCGCGCCCCGGCGGGAGAAACGAGATCGGACCAGCGTCGCCGCCGCTGGCCTCGATGCGAATCGTCTGACGGACTTCCTGCGCGCTGGCTGGCGTCAGGGCGGCGGCACACAGACACGCGGCGGCGATTGACTGTCGGAGCATGGAGCTATTGTGGACGAGATGGGGAGTGATCCGCAGGACGCGGGGAACTTTTTACGTTCTTAACAATCGACCCGGCCCGTCGACCCGCCGCGATTCAGCTCCCGCCCAGTTTCAGATCGAGCGTCCGGGTGGCGCCTTCGTCGAGCGTGAAACGGGTGGCGTTCTTCGCGGCTTGTTCCAGCCACGCCGGGTCGCGCCATTCGCCCTGCGGCACGTATTCGACCACGATGGCGAGATAGGCGCCCGGCGGCAAGTCGGTGATCTTGAATTGCCCCTGCTGATCCGCGCGCGCCGAGGCGACCCAGCGGCCGTCCGGGACTGTCCACTTCTGCGCCTCTTCCGCGAACACGACGACCGTGTATTCCTTCGCGGCGGCGCCGTTGGCCGCTGCGACGGCGCCGGCGACGGTCTGGGTCTTGGTCGTCAGGACGATCTCGAAACCGTGGACCTCTTCGCCGGGCTTGAAGTCGTAGCCGCGATCGCTGATGTCGATCCCCTCGTGAGTCAGCTGCTTGAAGTGCCAGCCCTTCGGAAGATTCGCCACCCGGAAACTGCGCCCGCCCACCAGGCTGTCGACGTCGAACGTGCCGCGGTCGCTCACGGTCGAATTGCCGAACAGCGACGCCGCCGCGGCCATTTCGCTGGTATCGGTCGCCTGTGCCATCACGCGGAGCGATGACAGGTTGTCGGGCGGCGCCGCGCCGTCGAATACGAGGCGGCCCGCCGCATGTGCGCCGCGCGTGCCGGTGACGATCAGCCCGGTGATGTCTTCACCCGTCACCGCGACGGTGGCGGTGGCAAACTCGCGTTCGGCCGGCCGCGCCGGCGGAGCGCCGGCGCCGGCCTCGCTTCCGCCGACCATTGACATCGCCTGGGCGGCGGCGTTCATCAGCGCGGCCATCGACTGCACCTGAAGGGAGTACTCGCCTGGGGCGACGCCAGTCAGGGTGAAGTTGCCGTCCTTGTCGGTCCGTGACGTGCCGCCCGGCATCAGCATGACCGCTTCTTTCATCGCCGGCATCAGCATCACCAGCGCGCCGGTCATTGGACTGCCGTCGGATCCGGAGGCGACGCCGCTGATGCGCGCCAGCTTCACCGGCTGCATCTGAATGTCGACGTTCGACAACTCCTGTCCGAGCGCGAGCGCCACGCGCTGCGCTTCGGCAGGGCTCGCGGTGCCGGGATAGTACGACGCGGCGTACCCGGAATTGTTGTTCGAGCCGACCGGTCCGCCGGCGCCGCTCGCCCCGAGCATGTCCATCACCATCGTGTCGACCGTGCGCACAGTGGCCGAGAGGTAGTACTCACCGGGAGGCAGTCCGTAGAGACGGAAGTACCCTTGATCGTTGGTGACGGAGTTACGCCCCATCGGCGCGAGTCGCCGCCGGCCGCCCGAATACTGCATGCGCATCGCGCTCACGGCCGCTTCGGCGACCGGCTCCCCGAATTCGTCCACGATGTGCCCCTGTACGGCGCTGCCGCGCGGCAGCGCGACGTCGGCCTTCTCCATGACCTGTCCGTCGGCGAGCTCGATCGGGCGGCCCGGCTCGAAAGGGCGGCTCTGGCCGTACTGCATCGTCACGA includes these proteins:
- a CDS encoding carboxypeptidase-like regulatory domain-containing protein, which translates into the protein MRTTRLAFAFLLLAALAPASASDMAGDPAQQPIQLNPGDSAMQVLMPGRQAKTGTGKLRGRVLAADSGAVVRRAQVRISGSDIGTKTAFTDPQGRYEFKDLPAGRFTVSVTKSGFVTMQYGQSRPFEPGRPIELADGQVMEKADVALPRGSAVQGHIVDEFGEPVAEAAVSAMRMQYSGGRRRLAPMGRNSVTNDQGYFRLYGLPPGEYYLSATVRTVDTMVMDMLGASGAGGPVGSNNNSGYAASYYPGTASPAEAQRVALALGQELSNVDIQMQPVKLARISGVASGSDGSPMTGALVMLMPAMKEAVMLMPGGTSRTDKDGNFTLTGVAPGEYSLQVQSMAALMNAAAQAMSMVGGSEAGAGAPPARPAEREFATATVAVTGEDITGLIVTGTRGAHAAGRLVFDGAAPPDNLSSLRVMAQATDTSEMAAAASLFGNSTVSDRGTFDVDSLVGGRSFRVANLPKGWHFKQLTHEGIDISDRGYDFKPGEEVHGFEIVLTTKTQTVAGAVAAANGAAAKEYTVVVFAEEAQKWTVPDGRWVASARADQQGQFKITDLPPGAYLAIVVEYVPQGEWRDPAWLEQAAKNATRFTLDEGATRTLDLKLGGS